In Rhodamnia argentea isolate NSW1041297 chromosome 4, ASM2092103v1, whole genome shotgun sequence, the following proteins share a genomic window:
- the LOC115757371 gene encoding uncharacterized protein LOC115757371 isoform X1 has product MPRPGPRPYECVRRAWHSDRHHPMRGSIVQQIFRVVNEAHSSATKKNREWQEKLPIVVLRAEEIMYSKANSEAEYMDLETLWERVNDAINTIIRRDESTETGDLLPPCVEAALNLGCVAVRASRSQRHNNFRTYLTPRAREPVAEMSGTSDKLMDRRFPPSPAAVHSAQFPKVARSETAGSHLLVAEPSNHVIERHELASPCSHPLPFESSPRRFNGLMNMETNTLMNFDTVYPLYYGTHYPTEELRTVSQVRDDAGTILVGTPIGRSIPESTEAGMLHNVLSHSSSEGTLNIVRRVDSRNTGEKSSEEKCDLSLRLSLDSDPCASTRLSPVPEAEDFDLNCSQERMALTASQMHVNKEFCFLPSRTSTMEQLEFSPCKWISEGEGRILEATIRKRKEPFGNNEGAGQFFWQPEFQHNLGTGL; this is encoded by the exons ATGCCAAGGCCTGGCCCGAGACCTTATGAGTGCGTCAGACGAGCTTGGCACAGCGATAGGCACCATCCCATGCGAGGTTCCATCGTCCAGCAGATCTTCAG GGTCGTCAACGAGGCTCACAGCTCTGCAACCAAGAAGAACCGGGAATGGCAAGAGAAGCTTCCCATTGTTGTTCTCAGAGCTGAGGAAATCATGTACTCTAAAGCTAATTCCGag GCGGAGTACATGGATCTAGAAACTCTATGGGAGAGGGTTAATGATGCCATTAATACCATTATTCGGAGGGATGAGAGCACTGAAACTGGAGACCTTTTGCCACCATGTGTTGAAG CTGCATTGAATTTGGGTTGTGTCGCTGTGAGAGCTTCAAGAAGTCAAAGGCacaataattttaggacttatcTGACTCCAAGAGCACGGGAACCTGTTGCTGAGATGTCTGGAACTTCGGATAAGCTAATGGACAGACGATTTCCGCCTTCACCGGCGGCGGTTCATTCTGCACAGTTTCCGAAAGTTGCCAGGTCCGAAACTGCGGGTTCCCATCTCTTGGTAGCTGAGCCTTCCAATCATGTGATTGAAAGACATGAACTTGCTTCTCCTTGCAGTCACCCTCTTCCATTTGAGAGTAGTCCCAGAAGATTTAACGGATTGATGAACATGGAAACAAACACCTTGATGAACTTCGATACGGTATATCCGTTGTACTATGGAACCCACTATCCAACTGAAGAGCTGCGGACAGTTTCACAAGTTCGAGATGATGCCGGCACTATACTTGTTGGAACCCCCATAGGGAGATCGATTCCAGAGTCTACTGAAGCTGGTATGCTGCACAACGTCTTATCCCATAGTAGTTCTGAAGGTACTTTGAACATTGTCAGAAGAGTCGATTCCAGAAACACCGGTGAGAAATCATCAGAGGAAAAATGTGACTTGTCATTACGGTTGAGTTTGGATTCAGATCCGTGTGCGAGCACGAGACTTAGTCCAGTTCCTGAAGCTGAggattttgatttgaattgttccCAGGAGAGAATGGCGCTTACTGCATCACAAATGCATGTCAACAAGGAATTCTGTTTTCTCCCGAGCAGAACCTCAACCATGGAACAGCTCGAGTTCTCGCCATGTAAATGGATTTCAGAGGGTGAGGGTAGGATTTTGGAGGCAACAATTAGGAAGCGCAAGGAACCTTTTGGAAACAATGAGGGAGCTGGGCAATTTTTCTGGCAACCAGAGTTCCAACACAATTTGGGTACTGGTTTATAG
- the LOC115757371 gene encoding uncharacterized protein LOC115757371 isoform X2, translating into MPRPGPRPYECVRRAWHSDRHHPMRGSIVQQIFRVVNEAHSSATKKNREWQEKLPIVVLRAEEIMYSKANSEAEYMDLETLWERVNDAINTIIRRDESTETGDLLPPCVEAALNLGCVAVRASRSQRHNNFRTYLTPRAREPVAEMSGTSDKLMDRRFPPSPAAVHSAQFPKVASHPLPFESSPRRFNGLMNMETNTLMNFDTVYPLYYGTHYPTEELRTVSQVRDDAGTILVGTPIGRSIPESTEAGMLHNVLSHSSSEGTLNIVRRVDSRNTGEKSSEEKCDLSLRLSLDSDPCASTRLSPVPEAEDFDLNCSQERMALTASQMHVNKEFCFLPSRTSTMEQLEFSPCKWISEGEGRILEATIRKRKEPFGNNEGAGQFFWQPEFQHNLGTGL; encoded by the exons ATGCCAAGGCCTGGCCCGAGACCTTATGAGTGCGTCAGACGAGCTTGGCACAGCGATAGGCACCATCCCATGCGAGGTTCCATCGTCCAGCAGATCTTCAG GGTCGTCAACGAGGCTCACAGCTCTGCAACCAAGAAGAACCGGGAATGGCAAGAGAAGCTTCCCATTGTTGTTCTCAGAGCTGAGGAAATCATGTACTCTAAAGCTAATTCCGag GCGGAGTACATGGATCTAGAAACTCTATGGGAGAGGGTTAATGATGCCATTAATACCATTATTCGGAGGGATGAGAGCACTGAAACTGGAGACCTTTTGCCACCATGTGTTGAAG CTGCATTGAATTTGGGTTGTGTCGCTGTGAGAGCTTCAAGAAGTCAAAGGCacaataattttaggacttatcTGACTCCAAGAGCACGGGAACCTGTTGCTGAGATGTCTGGAACTTCGGATAAGCTAATGGACAGACGATTTCCGCCTTCACCGGCGGCGGTTCATTCTGCACAGTTTCCGAAAGTTGCCAG TCACCCTCTTCCATTTGAGAGTAGTCCCAGAAGATTTAACGGATTGATGAACATGGAAACAAACACCTTGATGAACTTCGATACGGTATATCCGTTGTACTATGGAACCCACTATCCAACTGAAGAGCTGCGGACAGTTTCACAAGTTCGAGATGATGCCGGCACTATACTTGTTGGAACCCCCATAGGGAGATCGATTCCAGAGTCTACTGAAGCTGGTATGCTGCACAACGTCTTATCCCATAGTAGTTCTGAAGGTACTTTGAACATTGTCAGAAGAGTCGATTCCAGAAACACCGGTGAGAAATCATCAGAGGAAAAATGTGACTTGTCATTACGGTTGAGTTTGGATTCAGATCCGTGTGCGAGCACGAGACTTAGTCCAGTTCCTGAAGCTGAggattttgatttgaattgttccCAGGAGAGAATGGCGCTTACTGCATCACAAATGCATGTCAACAAGGAATTCTGTTTTCTCCCGAGCAGAACCTCAACCATGGAACAGCTCGAGTTCTCGCCATGTAAATGGATTTCAGAGGGTGAGGGTAGGATTTTGGAGGCAACAATTAGGAAGCGCAAGGAACCTTTTGGAAACAATGAGGGAGCTGGGCAATTTTTCTGGCAACCAGAGTTCCAACACAATTTGGGTACTGGTTTATAG
- the LOC115757369 gene encoding pentatricopeptide repeat-containing protein At5g61800, whose protein sequence is MHANGRSLMSIPCSSTLLVVLKKCSSIKHLHQVHAQAIANGLLCADPGPVLTRILFALTALIPAPSLSGPSAEASASYLSSVFRAIPDPSTFCYNTIIRAHTLLASPLSALLLFVEMRRLGLPLDFHSFPFALKACAQLQALSLARTLHCQAVKLGFAADLFVVNSLVRVNSMCGHVADARRVFDESSCRDVVSFNSMIDGLVKSGDVENARILFEEMPERDAVSWGTLVAGYAQTNQCEEAIRMFDLMIASDIRPDNVAIVSALSACAQLGEIDQGKKMHEYMRENEILIDSFLCTGLVDMYMKCGCIEIAMELFEESPEKNLYTWNALLVGLGMHGYGHSSLDYFSRMVFSGLRPDGVSILGVLVGCSHAGLVHEASEIFDKMESVYGVVRELKHYGCMADLLARAGLVKEAEDMIYKMPMRGDIFVWGGLLGGCKIHGNVETAEKAARNVTELCPEDGGAYSIMASIYTSVNRWDDVVKTRRSLSASAAKKSSACSMIKLNGISHEFLSADSWHPEIEEVYFVLHLIRQHQQEGRY, encoded by the coding sequence ATGCATGCCAATGGAAGGAGCTTGATGTCGATTCCCTGTTCGTCTACGCTTCTCGTCGTCCTCAAGAAATGCAGCAGCATCAAACACCTTCACCAAGTCCACGCTCAAGCCATCGCCAATGGCCTCCTCTGTGCCGACCCGGGCCCTGTCCTCACCCGCATTCTCTTTGCGCTCACCGCTCTCATCCCCGCTCCCTCTCTATCAGGCCCGAGCGCCGAGGCATCGGCGAGCTACCTGTCCTCGGTGTTCAGAGCCATCCCAGACCCGTCGACGTTTTGCTACAACACCATCATCAGAGCCCACACCCTCCTCGCTTCCCCTCTCTCCGCCCTCCTCCTGTTCGTCGAAATGCGTCGCCTTGGCTTGCCCCTCGACTTCCATTCATTCCCTTTTGCTCTCAAGGCCTGTGCCCAGCTTCAGGCCCTCTCTTTGGCTCGGACCCTCCATTGCCAAGCCGTCAAGCTCGGGTTCGCGGCCGATCTTTTCGTCGTCAACTCTCTCGTCCGCGTGAATTCTATGTGCGGTCATGTGGCCGATGCGCGCAGGGTCTTCGATGAGAGCTCTTGCCGCGATGTCGTGAGTTTTAATAGCATGATCGACGGTCTTGTGAAATCGGGTGATGTCGAGAACGCGCGGATATTGTTTGAGGAAATGCCCGAACGAGATGCTGTCTCGTGGGGTACTCTGGTTGCTGGTTACGCACAGACAAACCAGTGCGAGGAGGCTATTCGAATGTTCGATCTCATGATTGCTTCAGACATTCGGCCTGATAATGTGGCCATTGTCTCTGCTCTCTCTGCTTGTGCGCAGCTGGGTGAAATTGATCAAGGGAAGAAAATGCATGAATATATGAGGGAAAATGAGATTCTAATAGATTCTTTCTTGTGCACCGGGTTGGTCGACATGTACATGAAGTGTGGTTGCATCGAAATAGCCATGGAGCTGTTCGAGGAAAGCCCTGAAAAGAATCTGTATACTTGGAATGCCCTGCTTGTTGGGCTAGGAATGCATGGATATGGTCATTCATCACTAGACTACTTCTCAAGAATGGTTTTCTCAGGTTTACGACCTGACGGAGTGAGTATTCTTGGAGTTCTTGTTGGGTGTAGCCATGCCGGTCTAGTCCATGAAGCCTCTGAGATTTTTGATAAGATGGAATCGGTATATGGTGTAGTCCGAGAGCTCAAGCATTATGGGTGCATGGCCGATTTGCTTGCCCGGGCCGGTCTGGTCAAAGAGGCCGAAGACATGATATATAAGATGCCAATGAGAGGTGATATCTTTGTCTGGGGCGGGTTGCTTGGAGGTTGCAAAATACATGGAAATGTCGAAACTGCAGAAAAGGCAGCTAGGAATGTAACGGAGCTGTGCCCTGAAGATGGCGGAGCCTATTCGATCATGGCTAGCATATACACGAGTGTGAACCGGTGGGATGATGTGGTCAAGACTAGGAGATCGCTGAGCGCTAGTGCCGCAAAGAAGAGCTCTGCTTGTAGCATGATTAAACTAAATGGTATCAGCCATGAGTTTCTTTCTGCTGATAGCTGGCATCCTGAAATTGAGGAGGTATACTTTGTCTTACATTTAATAAGACAACATCAACAGGAAGGGCGGTATTAA
- the LOC115757376 gene encoding stellacyanin-like, which translates to MTLALVVLAFTECEAVTYYTVGDGRGWTTPPNITAGFYDDSAANKSIEAGNVLRFEFNGTHSFAAVSKKEYDNCAKVSPIYKASTGWSGGYKLSRGAGMYFFICTIDSHCEAGQKMAVNVTATTSASFATWSPPSTLGALSTAVCAFTLFLRGH; encoded by the exons ATGACTCTGGCTTTGGTCGTTTTGGCCTTTACCGAGTGCGAGGCGGTGACGTACTACACCGTCGGAGACGGCAGAGGATGGACTACTCCGCCCAACATCACCGCAGGTTTTTACGATGATTCGGCCGCCAATAAATCCATCGAGGCCGGCAATGTTCTCC GTTTCGAATTTAATGGAACACATAGTTTTGCTGCCGTATCGAAAAAAGAATACGACAATTGTGCCAAGGTTTCTCCGATTTATAAAGCGTCCACTGGCTGGAGCGGCGGATACAAGCTCTCAAGAGGCGCCGGAATGTACTTCTTTATCTGCACCATCGACTCCCACTGCGAGGCCGGCCAAAAGATGGCCGTTAACGTTACTGCCACCACCTCCGCCAGCTTCGCGACGTGGTCGCCGCCGTCAACTCTCGGTGCCCTCTCAACGGCCGTCTGCGCTTTCACCTTGTTTCTGCGTGGTCACTAG
- the LOC115757371 gene encoding uncharacterized protein LOC115757371 isoform X3: MPRPGPRPYECVRRAWHSDRHHPMRGSIVQQIFRVVNEAHSSATKKNREWQEKLPIVVLRAEEIMYSKANSEAEYMDLETLWERVNDAINTIIRRDESTETGDLLPPCVEAALNLGCVAVRASRSQRHNNFRTYLTPRAREPVAEMSGTSDKLMDRRFPPSPAAVHSAQFPKVARSETAGSHLLVAEPSNHVIERHELASPCSHPLPFESSPRRFNGLMNMETNTLMNFDTVYPLYYGTHYPTEELRTVSQVRDDAGTILVGTPIGRSIPESTEAGENGAYCITNACQQGILFSPEQNLNHGTARVLAM; encoded by the exons ATGCCAAGGCCTGGCCCGAGACCTTATGAGTGCGTCAGACGAGCTTGGCACAGCGATAGGCACCATCCCATGCGAGGTTCCATCGTCCAGCAGATCTTCAG GGTCGTCAACGAGGCTCACAGCTCTGCAACCAAGAAGAACCGGGAATGGCAAGAGAAGCTTCCCATTGTTGTTCTCAGAGCTGAGGAAATCATGTACTCTAAAGCTAATTCCGag GCGGAGTACATGGATCTAGAAACTCTATGGGAGAGGGTTAATGATGCCATTAATACCATTATTCGGAGGGATGAGAGCACTGAAACTGGAGACCTTTTGCCACCATGTGTTGAAG CTGCATTGAATTTGGGTTGTGTCGCTGTGAGAGCTTCAAGAAGTCAAAGGCacaataattttaggacttatcTGACTCCAAGAGCACGGGAACCTGTTGCTGAGATGTCTGGAACTTCGGATAAGCTAATGGACAGACGATTTCCGCCTTCACCGGCGGCGGTTCATTCTGCACAGTTTCCGAAAGTTGCCAGGTCCGAAACTGCGGGTTCCCATCTCTTGGTAGCTGAGCCTTCCAATCATGTGATTGAAAGACATGAACTTGCTTCTCCTTGCAGTCACCCTCTTCCATTTGAGAGTAGTCCCAGAAGATTTAACGGATTGATGAACATGGAAACAAACACCTTGATGAACTTCGATACGGTATATCCGTTGTACTATGGAACCCACTATCCAACTGAAGAGCTGCGGACAGTTTCACAAGTTCGAGATGATGCCGGCACTATACTTGTTGGAACCCCCATAGGGAGATCGATTCCAGAGTCTACTGAAGCTG GAGAGAATGGCGCTTACTGCATCACAAATGCATGTCAACAAGGAATTCTGTTTTCTCCCGAGCAGAACCTCAACCATGGAACAGCTCGAGTTCTCGCCATGTAA
- the LOC115757374 gene encoding umecyanin-like — translation MVGSGLIVLLILAMTCLTRGAMAARYTVGDHVGWTSPPNITSGFYDDWAANKTFMGGDVLEFNYKGTQNLAVVSREEYDHCKRVSKVLGEGEEGEGYAYPLPANANGMYYFVSTIDSHCKGGQKLAIKVTSSVPFLTSLSSDSLSVLVSAILSALFIR, via the exons ATGGTCGGAAGTGGTCTAATCGTGCTGCTGATCCTCGCGATGACCTGTCTCACGAGGGGTGCGATGGCAGCTCGCTATACCGTCGGAGACCACGTGGGTTGGACATCTCCGCCGAACATAACTTCAGGGTTCTATGACGATTGGGCTGCAAACAAAACATTCATGGGTGGAGACGTTTTGG AATTCAATTACAAGGGAACTCAGAACCTGGCCGTCGTATCGAGAGAAGAATACGACCACTGCAAAAGGGTGTCGAAGGTGTTGGGCGAAGGCGAGGAAGGCGAGGGCTACGCATACCCGCTCCCCGCGAACGCAAACGGCATGTATTACTTTGTCAGCACCATCGACTCTCACTGCAAGGGCGGTCAGAAGCTCGCCATCAAGGTCACCTCCAGCGTCCCATTTTTGACTTCGCTCAGCTCCGATTCCTTGTCCGTGCTTGTCTCCGCCATACTGTCAGCTCTGTTCATCCGCTGA